A window of the Bacillus sp. E(2018) genome harbors these coding sequences:
- a CDS encoding GNAT family N-acetyltransferase yields the protein MEFMILEGMPEEDLLKRILQLHEVIFGTSNDGLLCKMKLKDKLTIVTAIHHSKVVGYKMGYEIDHNTYYSWLGGVDPVYRGQGVASKLMKQQHEYLKMKGYSVVRTKTMNKWRHMLLLNIKNGFDVKETYTNKNGLHKIVLEKKLCD from the coding sequence ATGGAATTCATGATTCTTGAAGGAATGCCAGAGGAGGATCTATTGAAGCGAATCCTTCAGCTACATGAAGTAATCTTCGGTACATCTAATGACGGTTTACTTTGCAAAATGAAATTGAAGGACAAACTAACGATCGTTACAGCTATTCATCATTCAAAGGTAGTTGGCTATAAAATGGGCTATGAAATCGATCATAACACTTATTATAGCTGGCTAGGTGGAGTCGACCCCGTTTATAGGGGGCAAGGAGTAGCTTCGAAGTTAATGAAACAACAGCATGAGTATCTGAAAATGAAAGGGTATTCTGTTGTTCGAACCAAAACGATGAATAAGTGGCGCCACATGCTGCTGCTAAATATTAAAAATGGGTTTGATGTGAAGGAAACGTATACGAATAAAAATGGTTTACATAAAATTGTACTCGAAAAAAAGCTATGTGATTAA
- the putP gene encoding sodium/proline symporter PutP: MSYGVIFSISVYMIGMVLIGLYAYRKTDNLTDYMLGGRNLGPAVTALSAGASDMSGWLLMGLPGAMYVSGLSAGWIVIGLCAGAYLNWLFVAPRLRTYTEVANNSITIPDYFENRFKDTSRILRITSALVIVIFFTFYSSSGMVAGGQLFETAFGLNYIWGILLTAGVVIIYTLFGGFLAVSYTDFVQGAIMFVALILVPFVAILKVGGWDASFNEIESISPTLLDAFTGTSLIGIISLLAWGLGYFGQPHIIVRFMAISSVKEMKSARRIGMGWMVFSIVGAMFTGLVGIAYFNQAGAPLGEAKAETVFILLSEVLFHPIITGFLLAAILAAVMSTISSQLLVTSSALTEDFYKAFVKRSASDKELVLVGRLAVLAVAVIAFIMALNPSETILNLVGYAWAGFGAAFGPVVLLSLYWKRMTKWSAFAGIVVGAVTVIVWELIPAMADVYEIIPGFIACTITIVVVSLMTKEPIASIQEEFEETKRLVS; the protein is encoded by the coding sequence TACATGATTGGGATGGTGCTGATCGGGCTTTATGCGTACCGAAAGACAGATAACCTTACCGATTACATGCTTGGCGGAAGAAATCTTGGCCCAGCTGTTACTGCACTTAGTGCGGGTGCATCAGATATGAGCGGATGGCTGTTGATGGGTCTACCAGGTGCTATGTACGTATCTGGTTTAAGTGCTGGATGGATTGTGATTGGACTGTGTGCAGGAGCATATCTGAACTGGCTGTTTGTGGCACCGCGTCTACGAACGTATACGGAGGTAGCGAACAACTCGATTACGATTCCAGATTATTTTGAGAACCGATTCAAGGATACCTCTCGCATACTTCGTATTACGTCTGCGTTAGTTATCGTGATTTTCTTTACCTTTTATTCTTCATCAGGAATGGTTGCTGGTGGACAATTGTTTGAAACAGCATTTGGTCTGAATTATATATGGGGAATCTTGCTTACAGCTGGAGTAGTTATTATTTATACTTTATTCGGTGGTTTTTTAGCGGTAAGTTATACAGATTTCGTACAAGGTGCGATCATGTTTGTAGCATTGATTCTTGTACCGTTCGTTGCGATTCTAAAAGTTGGTGGATGGGATGCATCGTTTAATGAAATTGAAAGCATCAGTCCAACATTACTCGATGCCTTTACGGGGACAAGCTTGATCGGTATCATCTCCTTGTTAGCATGGGGGTTAGGATACTTCGGCCAGCCGCATATCATCGTTCGTTTTATGGCGATCTCATCTGTAAAAGAGATGAAGAGCGCAAGAAGAATCGGAATGGGTTGGATGGTTTTCTCGATTGTTGGAGCGATGTTCACAGGTCTTGTTGGGATTGCTTATTTCAACCAAGCAGGTGCTCCATTGGGTGAGGCAAAAGCAGAAACGGTATTTATCTTATTATCTGAAGTATTGTTCCACCCGATCATTACTGGATTCTTACTAGCTGCAATATTAGCTGCAGTTATGAGTACGATCTCTTCTCAGTTACTCGTAACATCGAGTGCATTGACGGAAGACTTTTACAAGGCGTTCGTTAAACGATCAGCATCAGATAAAGAGCTCGTGTTAGTAGGACGTTTAGCCGTTTTAGCTGTAGCTGTCATTGCATTCATAATGGCTCTTAATCCGAGCGAAACGATCCTGAATCTAGTAGGCTATGCTTGGGCTGGGTTTGGTGCAGCTTTCGGTCCAGTTGTCTTACTAAGTTTGTATTGGAAGCGAATGACGAAATGGTCGGCTTTTGCGGGTATCGTTGTTGGGGCTGTTACTGTTATCGTTTGGGAACTCATCCCAGCTATGGCTGATGTGTATGAGATCATTCCAGGATTTATCGCATGTACAATAACGATCGTAGTCGTTAGCTTAATGACAAAAGAACCAATTGCAAGTATTCAAGAAGAGTTTGAAGAAACGAAAAGATTAGTAAGTTAA